A single genomic interval of Mangifera indica cultivar Alphonso chromosome 5, CATAS_Mindica_2.1, whole genome shotgun sequence harbors:
- the LOC123216750 gene encoding dual specificity protein phosphatase PHS1-like isoform X2 produces MVKELKEQPPAIIINSAQHQEEKELDSGSDELEPPLPLTLTSRVLYMLGDIAAGPAYRFTQWLELVRKRSGKYRSSGFPRRLHRLHTIPSSAGESFDDSKGPLPAGQASDINLWERLGKAGILDIESSSFSWDMLSSLHHTEHGSSTEQSEDELNKALEVTVNSGGVVFFALFNQLSFDDLSLNEAAAVIKFSSSRMATQSERLGYEFAKWLGVRTPQARVIHNGNPEWLKIKEAAEKARATATSEGDEIGEMTCTELLEALELSRCLLLMSYVHGSPLLESSIAFETRETAAKTAAALGRVLMLDLIIRNEDRLPCRELRWRGNPANLLLADKIASVTMDSLEEAFDSAIKRYRPRVLRALQKERRATSIDCRLNADNPGLVSQSSDLSDIIESPKSSQMSQGSQTSDESTGSEFHIVAIDSVVPRRPPAGKRAHDKANYPKLVELLLNSSEYASNLLHDITGGKLGSPLLEDAETTDLQVNQMNLVAHEFRSGFRAALRDLQGFHIFLLTLHQKLDGLLRSFFKIINKTSGDFDKDECLAPESPSNPPDVFHSPSPLSKERCFNDSNPDFSATELQKTAPRSSSKESSDSISPMSREGWHGKFYKGSGDRSMRLTAKLRDFHKWAKVDAESSKELEQWNEMLKNDAVKLCLENNFNSGFFEVSDNNSVVDAYELKVRLEHILERITLISEAANTEKPSSVTCRLFIGGALAARSVYTLKHLGITHILCLCSNEIGQSDSQYPDLFEYKNFSISDHEDTDISSIFEKASDFIDHVEQIGGRVLVHCFEGRSRSATLVMAYLMLRKNFTLLEAWNTLKRAHRRAQPNDGFARILQDLDKKLHGKMSMEWQQRKPMMKVCPVCGKNAGLSGSSLKLHLQKAHKKLSSGSVDSAMNMEIQKALDALKISRSGSVTLHRESNSLMDE; encoded by the exons atggttaaggAGTTAAAGGAACAACCACCTGCAATCATCATCAACTCTGCCCAGCACCAG GAAGAGAAAGAGCTGGACTCCGGATCTGACGAACTTGAACCACCTTTACCCCTTACACTGACTTCCCGG GTGTTGTATATGTTGGGAGACATTGCTGCTGGGCCGGCGTATCGGTTCACCCAATGGTTGGAACTTGTTCGTAAACGTAGCGGCAAGTACCGCTCCTCCGGCTTCCCTCGCCGCCTTCATAGGCTTCATACCATACCTTCTAG TGCAGGAGAATCATTTGATGATTCTAAAGGTCCTTTGCCAGCTGGGCAAGCTTCGGATATTAATTTGTGGGAAAGACTAGGGAAAGCTGGTATATTGGATATCGagtcaagctctttttcttggGATATGCTTTCTTCACTTCATCACACTGAGCATGGTAGTAGCACTGAGCAGTCTGAGGATGAACTGAATAAAGCCCTTGAG GTTACTGTGAATTCTGGGGGAGTTGTTTTCTTTGCCCTATTCAACCAGCTCAGTTTCGATGATCTTTCTCTAAATGAGGCCGCAGCTGTTATAAAGTTCTCATCTTCAAGGATGGCCACCCAATCAGAACGCCTTGGATATGAATTTGCCAAGTGGCTTGGAGTCCGAACTCCTCAG GCTAGAGTAATTCATAATGGCAATCCAGAGTGGCTAAAGATTAAGGAAGCTGCAGAAAAAGCAAGAGCTACTGCAACCTCAGAAGGAGACGAGATTGGTGAAATGACATGCACTGAACTTCTGGAAGCACTTGAACTTAGTCGATGCCTTCTCCTTATGAG TTATGTTCATGGATCTCCTTTGTTGGAAAGCTCAATTGCATTTGAAACAAGGGAAACTGCAGCAAAGACTGCAGCAGCTCTTGGCAGAGTCTTGATGTTGGATCTTATTATTAGAAATGAAGATAGACTCCCTTGCCGTGAACTCAGATGGCGTGGAAATCCTGCTAATCTCTTGTTGGCAGACAAAATCGCTTCTGTAACCATGGATTCACTGGAGGAAGCGTTTGATTCTGCAATTAAGAGATATCGACCAAGAGTGCTTAGAGCTCTTCAAAAGGAACGAAGGGCCACTTCAATAGATTGCAGATTGAATGCTGATAATCCAGGATTGGTATCTCAGAGCTCAGATCTTTCTGATATCATAGAATCTCCAAAATCTAGTCAAATGAGCCAAGGAAGTCAAACATCTGATGAATCAACTGGCTCTGAATTTCATATTGTGGCTATTGACTCTGTTGTTCCTCGCCGTCCTCCTGCAGGAAAACGTGCACATGACAAGGCAAATTATCCTAAGTTGGTTGAGTTACTTCTCAACAGTTCTGAGTACGCCTCTAATCTGTTACATGATATAACAGGAGGGAAACTGGGATCCCCTTTGTTAGAAGATGCTGAGACAACTGATTTGCAGGTGAATCAAATGAATTTGGTTGCTCATGAATTTCGCAGTGGGTTTCGTGCTGCTCTCAGAGATCTTCAAGGGTTTCATATATTCCTGCTTACACTTCACCAAAAACTGGATGGCCTGTTAcgatcattttttaaaatcataaataagaCTTCTGGGGATTTTGACAAGGATGAATGTTTGGCTCCTGAATCACCTTCAAATCCTCCTGATGTTTTCCATTCTCCATCTCCACTGAGCAAGGAACGGTGCTTTAATGATAGCAATCCAGATTTTAGTGCTACAGAATTGCAAAAAACAGCTCCTAGGTCATCATCTAAAGAAAGCTCAGACTCTATTTCACCCATGTCACGAGAGGGATGGCATGGAAAGTTTTACAAGGGGAGTGGAGATCGTAGCATGCGATTGACAGCAAAACTCCGTGATTTCCATAAATGGGCCAAG GTTGATGCTGAATCAAGTAAAGAATTGGAACAATggaatgaaatgttaaaaaatgatGCTGTTAAACTCTGCCTGGAAAACAATTTCAATTCGGGGTTCTTTGAAGTTAGTGATAATAACAGTGTTGTTGATGCATATGAACTGAAG GTCAGACTTGAGCACATCCTTGAGAGGATAACATTAATATCTGAGGCTGCAAACACAGAGAAGCCATCTTCAGTTACATGTAGGTTGTTCATTGGCGGAGCCCTGGCTGCAAGATCTGTTTACACACTGAAACATTTAGGTATTACTCATATATTGTGTTTATGCTCCAATGAAATTGGACAGTCAGATTCTCAGTATCCAGATCTATTTGAGTACAAAAATTTTTCT ATTAGTGACCATGAGGATACGGACATTAGCAGCATCTTTGAAAAAGCTTCAGATTTTATTGATCATGTTGAACAAATTGGCGGGAGGGTTCTGGTGCACTGCTTTGAAGGAAGGAGTAGGAGTGCAACACTGGTTATGGCATACTTGATGCTCAGAAA AAATTTTACCCTATTAGAAGCATGGAACACCCTGAAACGAGCTCATCGCCGAGCCCAGCCTAACGATGGATTTGCAAGGATTCTACAGGATCTTGACAAGAAACTGCATGGGAAAATGTCAATGGAATGGCAACAGCGGAAGCCAATGATGAAAGTATGTCCCGTATGTGGGAAAAATGCTGGTCTGAGCGGCAGCTCTCTTAAGCTGCATTTGCAGAAAGCTCACAAGAAGCTGTCATCGGGAAGTGTGGACAGTGCCATGAATATGGAGATACAAAAGGCGTTAGATGCACTTAAGATAAGCAGAAGTGGGAGTGTGACTCTACACAGAGAGTCTAATTCCCTTATGGATGAGTGA
- the LOC123216750 gene encoding dual specificity protein phosphatase PHS1-like isoform X1, whose amino-acid sequence MVKELKEQPPAIIINSAQHQEEKELDSGSDELEPPLPLTLTSRVLYMLGDIAAGPAYRFTQWLELVRKRSGKYRSSGFPRRLHRLHTIPSSCRFPFSAGESFDDSKGPLPAGQASDINLWERLGKAGILDIESSSFSWDMLSSLHHTEHGSSTEQSEDELNKALEVTVNSGGVVFFALFNQLSFDDLSLNEAAAVIKFSSSRMATQSERLGYEFAKWLGVRTPQARVIHNGNPEWLKIKEAAEKARATATSEGDEIGEMTCTELLEALELSRCLLLMSYVHGSPLLESSIAFETRETAAKTAAALGRVLMLDLIIRNEDRLPCRELRWRGNPANLLLADKIASVTMDSLEEAFDSAIKRYRPRVLRALQKERRATSIDCRLNADNPGLVSQSSDLSDIIESPKSSQMSQGSQTSDESTGSEFHIVAIDSVVPRRPPAGKRAHDKANYPKLVELLLNSSEYASNLLHDITGGKLGSPLLEDAETTDLQVNQMNLVAHEFRSGFRAALRDLQGFHIFLLTLHQKLDGLLRSFFKIINKTSGDFDKDECLAPESPSNPPDVFHSPSPLSKERCFNDSNPDFSATELQKTAPRSSSKESSDSISPMSREGWHGKFYKGSGDRSMRLTAKLRDFHKWAKVDAESSKELEQWNEMLKNDAVKLCLENNFNSGFFEVSDNNSVVDAYELKVRLEHILERITLISEAANTEKPSSVTCRLFIGGALAARSVYTLKHLGITHILCLCSNEIGQSDSQYPDLFEYKNFSISDHEDTDISSIFEKASDFIDHVEQIGGRVLVHCFEGRSRSATLVMAYLMLRKNFTLLEAWNTLKRAHRRAQPNDGFARILQDLDKKLHGKMSMEWQQRKPMMKVCPVCGKNAGLSGSSLKLHLQKAHKKLSSGSVDSAMNMEIQKALDALKISRSGSVTLHRESNSLMDE is encoded by the exons atggttaaggAGTTAAAGGAACAACCACCTGCAATCATCATCAACTCTGCCCAGCACCAG GAAGAGAAAGAGCTGGACTCCGGATCTGACGAACTTGAACCACCTTTACCCCTTACACTGACTTCCCGG GTGTTGTATATGTTGGGAGACATTGCTGCTGGGCCGGCGTATCGGTTCACCCAATGGTTGGAACTTGTTCGTAAACGTAGCGGCAAGTACCGCTCCTCCGGCTTCCCTCGCCGCCTTCATAGGCTTCATACCATACCTTCTAG TTGTCGGTTTCCTTTTAGTGCAGGAGAATCATTTGATGATTCTAAAGGTCCTTTGCCAGCTGGGCAAGCTTCGGATATTAATTTGTGGGAAAGACTAGGGAAAGCTGGTATATTGGATATCGagtcaagctctttttcttggGATATGCTTTCTTCACTTCATCACACTGAGCATGGTAGTAGCACTGAGCAGTCTGAGGATGAACTGAATAAAGCCCTTGAG GTTACTGTGAATTCTGGGGGAGTTGTTTTCTTTGCCCTATTCAACCAGCTCAGTTTCGATGATCTTTCTCTAAATGAGGCCGCAGCTGTTATAAAGTTCTCATCTTCAAGGATGGCCACCCAATCAGAACGCCTTGGATATGAATTTGCCAAGTGGCTTGGAGTCCGAACTCCTCAG GCTAGAGTAATTCATAATGGCAATCCAGAGTGGCTAAAGATTAAGGAAGCTGCAGAAAAAGCAAGAGCTACTGCAACCTCAGAAGGAGACGAGATTGGTGAAATGACATGCACTGAACTTCTGGAAGCACTTGAACTTAGTCGATGCCTTCTCCTTATGAG TTATGTTCATGGATCTCCTTTGTTGGAAAGCTCAATTGCATTTGAAACAAGGGAAACTGCAGCAAAGACTGCAGCAGCTCTTGGCAGAGTCTTGATGTTGGATCTTATTATTAGAAATGAAGATAGACTCCCTTGCCGTGAACTCAGATGGCGTGGAAATCCTGCTAATCTCTTGTTGGCAGACAAAATCGCTTCTGTAACCATGGATTCACTGGAGGAAGCGTTTGATTCTGCAATTAAGAGATATCGACCAAGAGTGCTTAGAGCTCTTCAAAAGGAACGAAGGGCCACTTCAATAGATTGCAGATTGAATGCTGATAATCCAGGATTGGTATCTCAGAGCTCAGATCTTTCTGATATCATAGAATCTCCAAAATCTAGTCAAATGAGCCAAGGAAGTCAAACATCTGATGAATCAACTGGCTCTGAATTTCATATTGTGGCTATTGACTCTGTTGTTCCTCGCCGTCCTCCTGCAGGAAAACGTGCACATGACAAGGCAAATTATCCTAAGTTGGTTGAGTTACTTCTCAACAGTTCTGAGTACGCCTCTAATCTGTTACATGATATAACAGGAGGGAAACTGGGATCCCCTTTGTTAGAAGATGCTGAGACAACTGATTTGCAGGTGAATCAAATGAATTTGGTTGCTCATGAATTTCGCAGTGGGTTTCGTGCTGCTCTCAGAGATCTTCAAGGGTTTCATATATTCCTGCTTACACTTCACCAAAAACTGGATGGCCTGTTAcgatcattttttaaaatcataaataagaCTTCTGGGGATTTTGACAAGGATGAATGTTTGGCTCCTGAATCACCTTCAAATCCTCCTGATGTTTTCCATTCTCCATCTCCACTGAGCAAGGAACGGTGCTTTAATGATAGCAATCCAGATTTTAGTGCTACAGAATTGCAAAAAACAGCTCCTAGGTCATCATCTAAAGAAAGCTCAGACTCTATTTCACCCATGTCACGAGAGGGATGGCATGGAAAGTTTTACAAGGGGAGTGGAGATCGTAGCATGCGATTGACAGCAAAACTCCGTGATTTCCATAAATGGGCCAAG GTTGATGCTGAATCAAGTAAAGAATTGGAACAATggaatgaaatgttaaaaaatgatGCTGTTAAACTCTGCCTGGAAAACAATTTCAATTCGGGGTTCTTTGAAGTTAGTGATAATAACAGTGTTGTTGATGCATATGAACTGAAG GTCAGACTTGAGCACATCCTTGAGAGGATAACATTAATATCTGAGGCTGCAAACACAGAGAAGCCATCTTCAGTTACATGTAGGTTGTTCATTGGCGGAGCCCTGGCTGCAAGATCTGTTTACACACTGAAACATTTAGGTATTACTCATATATTGTGTTTATGCTCCAATGAAATTGGACAGTCAGATTCTCAGTATCCAGATCTATTTGAGTACAAAAATTTTTCT ATTAGTGACCATGAGGATACGGACATTAGCAGCATCTTTGAAAAAGCTTCAGATTTTATTGATCATGTTGAACAAATTGGCGGGAGGGTTCTGGTGCACTGCTTTGAAGGAAGGAGTAGGAGTGCAACACTGGTTATGGCATACTTGATGCTCAGAAA AAATTTTACCCTATTAGAAGCATGGAACACCCTGAAACGAGCTCATCGCCGAGCCCAGCCTAACGATGGATTTGCAAGGATTCTACAGGATCTTGACAAGAAACTGCATGGGAAAATGTCAATGGAATGGCAACAGCGGAAGCCAATGATGAAAGTATGTCCCGTATGTGGGAAAAATGCTGGTCTGAGCGGCAGCTCTCTTAAGCTGCATTTGCAGAAAGCTCACAAGAAGCTGTCATCGGGAAGTGTGGACAGTGCCATGAATATGGAGATACAAAAGGCGTTAGATGCACTTAAGATAAGCAGAAGTGGGAGTGTGACTCTACACAGAGAGTCTAATTCCCTTATGGATGAGTGA
- the LOC123216750 gene encoding dual specificity protein phosphatase PHS1-like isoform X3 has translation MVKELKEQPPAIIINSAQHQEEKELDSGSDELEPPLPLTLTSRVLYMLGDIAAGPAYRFTQWLELVRKRSGKYRSSGFPRRLHRLHTIPSSCRFPFSAGESFDDSKGPLPAGQASDINLWERLGKAGILDIESSSFSWDMLSSLHHTEHGSSTEQSEDELNKALEVTVNSGGVVFFALFNQLSFDDLSLNEAAAVIKFSSSRMATQSERLGYEFAKWLGVRTPQARVIHNGNPEWLKIKEAAEKARATATSEGDEIGEMTCTELLEALELSRCLLLMSYVHGSPLLESSIAFETRETAAKTAAALGRVLMLDLIIRNEDRLPCRELRWRGNPANLLLADKIASVTMDSLEEAFDSAIKRYRPRVLRALQKERRATSIDCRLNADNPGLVSQSSDLSDIIESPKSSQMSQGSQTSDESTGSEFHIVAIDSVVPRRPPAGKRAHDKANYPKLVELLLNSSEYASNLLHDITGGKLGSPLLEDAETTDLQVNQMNLVAHEFRSGFRAALRDLQGFHIFLLTLHQKLDGLLRSFFKIINKTSGDFDKDECLAPESPSNPPDVFHSPSPLSKERCFNDSNPDFSATELQKTAPRSSSKESSDSISPMSREGWHGKFYKGSGDRSMRLTAKLRDFHKWAKVDAESSKELEQWNEMLKNDAVKLCLENNFNSGFFEVSDNNSVVDAYELKVRLEHILERITLISEAANTEKPSSVTCRLFIGGALAARSVYTLKHLGITHILCLCSNEIGQSDSQYPDLFEYKNFSISDHEDTDISSIFEKASDFIDHVEQIGGRVLVHCFEGRSRSATLVMAYLMLRNS, from the exons atggttaaggAGTTAAAGGAACAACCACCTGCAATCATCATCAACTCTGCCCAGCACCAG GAAGAGAAAGAGCTGGACTCCGGATCTGACGAACTTGAACCACCTTTACCCCTTACACTGACTTCCCGG GTGTTGTATATGTTGGGAGACATTGCTGCTGGGCCGGCGTATCGGTTCACCCAATGGTTGGAACTTGTTCGTAAACGTAGCGGCAAGTACCGCTCCTCCGGCTTCCCTCGCCGCCTTCATAGGCTTCATACCATACCTTCTAG TTGTCGGTTTCCTTTTAGTGCAGGAGAATCATTTGATGATTCTAAAGGTCCTTTGCCAGCTGGGCAAGCTTCGGATATTAATTTGTGGGAAAGACTAGGGAAAGCTGGTATATTGGATATCGagtcaagctctttttcttggGATATGCTTTCTTCACTTCATCACACTGAGCATGGTAGTAGCACTGAGCAGTCTGAGGATGAACTGAATAAAGCCCTTGAG GTTACTGTGAATTCTGGGGGAGTTGTTTTCTTTGCCCTATTCAACCAGCTCAGTTTCGATGATCTTTCTCTAAATGAGGCCGCAGCTGTTATAAAGTTCTCATCTTCAAGGATGGCCACCCAATCAGAACGCCTTGGATATGAATTTGCCAAGTGGCTTGGAGTCCGAACTCCTCAG GCTAGAGTAATTCATAATGGCAATCCAGAGTGGCTAAAGATTAAGGAAGCTGCAGAAAAAGCAAGAGCTACTGCAACCTCAGAAGGAGACGAGATTGGTGAAATGACATGCACTGAACTTCTGGAAGCACTTGAACTTAGTCGATGCCTTCTCCTTATGAG TTATGTTCATGGATCTCCTTTGTTGGAAAGCTCAATTGCATTTGAAACAAGGGAAACTGCAGCAAAGACTGCAGCAGCTCTTGGCAGAGTCTTGATGTTGGATCTTATTATTAGAAATGAAGATAGACTCCCTTGCCGTGAACTCAGATGGCGTGGAAATCCTGCTAATCTCTTGTTGGCAGACAAAATCGCTTCTGTAACCATGGATTCACTGGAGGAAGCGTTTGATTCTGCAATTAAGAGATATCGACCAAGAGTGCTTAGAGCTCTTCAAAAGGAACGAAGGGCCACTTCAATAGATTGCAGATTGAATGCTGATAATCCAGGATTGGTATCTCAGAGCTCAGATCTTTCTGATATCATAGAATCTCCAAAATCTAGTCAAATGAGCCAAGGAAGTCAAACATCTGATGAATCAACTGGCTCTGAATTTCATATTGTGGCTATTGACTCTGTTGTTCCTCGCCGTCCTCCTGCAGGAAAACGTGCACATGACAAGGCAAATTATCCTAAGTTGGTTGAGTTACTTCTCAACAGTTCTGAGTACGCCTCTAATCTGTTACATGATATAACAGGAGGGAAACTGGGATCCCCTTTGTTAGAAGATGCTGAGACAACTGATTTGCAGGTGAATCAAATGAATTTGGTTGCTCATGAATTTCGCAGTGGGTTTCGTGCTGCTCTCAGAGATCTTCAAGGGTTTCATATATTCCTGCTTACACTTCACCAAAAACTGGATGGCCTGTTAcgatcattttttaaaatcataaataagaCTTCTGGGGATTTTGACAAGGATGAATGTTTGGCTCCTGAATCACCTTCAAATCCTCCTGATGTTTTCCATTCTCCATCTCCACTGAGCAAGGAACGGTGCTTTAATGATAGCAATCCAGATTTTAGTGCTACAGAATTGCAAAAAACAGCTCCTAGGTCATCATCTAAAGAAAGCTCAGACTCTATTTCACCCATGTCACGAGAGGGATGGCATGGAAAGTTTTACAAGGGGAGTGGAGATCGTAGCATGCGATTGACAGCAAAACTCCGTGATTTCCATAAATGGGCCAAG GTTGATGCTGAATCAAGTAAAGAATTGGAACAATggaatgaaatgttaaaaaatgatGCTGTTAAACTCTGCCTGGAAAACAATTTCAATTCGGGGTTCTTTGAAGTTAGTGATAATAACAGTGTTGTTGATGCATATGAACTGAAG GTCAGACTTGAGCACATCCTTGAGAGGATAACATTAATATCTGAGGCTGCAAACACAGAGAAGCCATCTTCAGTTACATGTAGGTTGTTCATTGGCGGAGCCCTGGCTGCAAGATCTGTTTACACACTGAAACATTTAGGTATTACTCATATATTGTGTTTATGCTCCAATGAAATTGGACAGTCAGATTCTCAGTATCCAGATCTATTTGAGTACAAAAATTTTTCT ATTAGTGACCATGAGGATACGGACATTAGCAGCATCTTTGAAAAAGCTTCAGATTTTATTGATCATGTTGAACAAATTGGCGGGAGGGTTCTGGTGCACTGCTTTGAAGGAAGGAGTAGGAGTGCAACACTGGTTATGGCATACTTGATGCTCAGAAA TTCATGA